TAGGGAGAACTTGTGGGAATTGACACCATATTCTGACATTCTTCCACCCCCATCCAAAAGGGCACCTGGGAGgccaaaaaagagaagaaatagagATGCTGATGAAAAGAGGAAGGATACTACAACTGTTTCCAGAAAGGGATTGCCAAATAAATGCTCAACATGTGGTCTATCTGGACATAACAATCATCATGTCCATCTGCACCAAGACAGTCCAACAATGTAACCACTGCCCAATCTCAAAGTGCCACAAGTGTCCCCACCCAAACTCCCACAACTGTCCAATCCCAAACACCCACAACTGTACAATCCCAAACTCCCACAGTTGTACAGTCTCAACCTACAAATAGAGTTCAAACAAGGCAATGAGTAGTGACCCAACAACAAGGAGTTCAGACACGCCATTCAATTATAGTTGCTCAGCTACTTGCCATGAGGGGGGCTAGACAAggaccaacaacaacatttcagCCACCAACAAGTCAGAGACCCAAGATGCCTTATAAAAGAAAATCTAAATAGGATGTAACCTTGTAGATTATTTTTTGGGATCtaatgttttgattatttttggatctaatgttttgattAGTTTAAGTACTCAACTATCTACTATGTAATTCTGATATGACTATCTAATTCCGTTATGACAATGTTTTGATTAAGTGAGTATGCAATGTTTTGGTTATTTAAGGATTTACTATCTAATTCTGGTTTGTGTATAACATTGTTATCAACTGGTTTGTGTATAACAATGTATATCAGTCACATTTTATTCTGTAACAAACTGATTCTTTAGGATTTTAAATTGTAACAACAATGTTTTACTTATTCTTATATTGTAACAACCAGGTCCTTCATTTATACATTACACTAAGTAGTAAAATGCATAATCAAAATTGGAATATGCAACACAGATTAAGAAGATGTCATTAAACTCCAATTGTCATCAAATATTACATCAAGGGGCCAAAAACAATGTGTTACAACATAACATTAACATTAACTAAGATCACTACTCCTTAAACAACAAACAAATTAACACTACAACAATCAAAACTAAACAGATTATGACATAAAATAGCATCTTCAACATCTTCAAAATGTTCTtcatgatatccttgttgtaGTTGTCATCCCTCCTAAGCATCTTGAGTTGTAAACCTTTTTTGTCACATTTAGAACACCTTGAAAATGCAGTGTGTTGTATCTCTTGTTTGCCTTCATCACTATGTTGATTTTCATACCACAGAAAAAAATTGCAACCAGGATTATCATCTTCGCTCTGTTAACAAAATCAAAAAGAGTAAACCCAGCTTAGACACATAAGAATGAAATATCATATCCAACCTATTCACAACATACATACCTTAAAGTATCTGCATCCCCAAAATAGCTTCCCCAAGTTTCTTCCTTTCTTCTTAACTGATCTTATCGCTGCTTTGGATCCACACAAACATAACGGTTCAATTCCAGATTGAGACGCACTCGATATTAACGAAATTGAGTTCTCAGCTCTACGATTTGTTGCGCTGCTACCGAATTGGGCCATTGACGGAGAGAAGAAAAATTAGGGTTCACGATTTTGGGAATGAGAATGAAATGTAAACTCAACAAGGTTAGGGTTCACGATTTGTAggtaattttcttcataaattaaagaaacaataaaatatattCATAGTCAGCAAATGTTAACGGACAGCTCAACACTGTTAGCGACAAATCATCATTTTTGGGACGGAACCTTTGACCAAGGGCAATGTTGACAGTGTTAGGTAACTTAAAGGACCTGTAGcaaaaataacttaaaggaccaaaTCGTTACAACTAAATAACATAAAGTACCCTAGAGGTAATTTAGCCTAATTATTACGGTACaaattcttataaaaaaatcatttttaaaatataaagataaaatattttaattttttttacagaaaATAGACATATGTTTTgagtaattttaaattattatatatttaaaactataaaattgaatttatatatatataaataaaaaaacagctTTCAAGAGATAAAATGGTGATGAACGGCTGTGATTAGTGTAGAACAGGCAGCAGGTGAGATTGAGCAAGAGAGGATCCGATCCTTTTTGTTGGGACCCAGTTTTACTTCTTGTGGGCCGATTTGGACCGGTTGGGTTCAACAAACCCGACCGATTTCGACCCATCTTCGCTTACACTCATGTTCTGTTCTTCCGTCTaaattcacttttttttcttccatCTCTTTCTCCAATACAATACAACTTCGATTCATCTTCGCGCTTCAACAAGCACCATCTCAAAAAATTGCTCCAACGTGTAAGAAAGATCTTTCCTTAAAACTATATGAATTcagcaaaatattttttttgttattagtaTCTTTTCACTATGAATTTGAATTGATCGATATAATGTTGATGTTATaccaattgttgttgttgtgtgcattttcaaatttttttttttattcttctgaGATTGGGTAATAAGGGGGAGAATTTAGGTGTTGTTATATTTATAGTTTCAATTGtgcacaccatgtgtttgtcaAAATGCCACAGTGGGTGTTTAGTCAAAATTTGTATGGAATATATATTAGTTCACTATAAAAAACGTCTACTTGCTTAGTTTGTTAGTGTTCTTAGTATTTTTTACCATGCTTTTTTTAGTTAGGAGACATATCAACTGGCACCAACACCTCATATAAAAGGTGGGTCCTTGCCTTTGTCAGTGTCCAAAACCGACAGAGACGCTcgtgattacgtttaatttattcatgTTTAAAAATTATTACCGGTGCGGTGTCGACGTGTCAGTGTCAGTGTCCTGTTAGTGTTGGTGTCGTGTTTCTAATATCTGTGCTTCATAGCATATCAATGCCATTCTTAGTTTTGTATCATTTTTAttagttagttaattaattagtttatggGTCTTTTGATTTTTAGGTACCTGGTATGTATGTagttctttctttctttcagtACTGTGATATTATAGTTTCAACTTTCAAGATTATTACCAATGGGCACACCTGCTAAATAGAAACATTAAGGTCATACAAAATGGGCACCTAAGTAAAATAGACCATATGCAGATCATGGGGAACCATAAGACTGAATTACCGGAGCTGCCTGCGAATCGAGGGGTTTTTTTTCCCTCTCTTTTCTACATTGAcatgtttttataaaattttggcaCATCTGTTTGCTATTTTGTACATTACTAAAGTGTATGATGTGATTTTtaccaaaataattaattagtgAACAAAGAGTGATGTATGAGTAGATTTAATAATTGCGGTGTTACATTCATGTTCAAGTGTTTGAAGCACCGTGATTTTTTCTatgtttaattttctttaaaatgcATCTTGCAGCTTTATTTCGATCGTATATTTTCAATTCGGATATTGTTTTAATCTGTAACTAACTGGTTTGATTGGTTCAGAGGTTTGAATCAGGAACAATGGCTGGGAAGGTCGCGAAGGCAGCTTATGATGCGAAGATGGGAAAGCTTCTTCGAGAATACACACAAGTTTTGGTGGTTTCAGCCGACAATGTTGGATCAAACCAGCTTCAGGGTATAAGAAGGACACTGCACGAAGATTCAGTGGTAGTGATGGGGAAGAACTCATTGATGAAGCGCTCTATTATCCAAGAAGCGGAGAAAGCTGGCAACAACAACGCTTTTCTTAATCTCGTTCCACTCCTTGTGGGGAATGTTGCTTTGATCTTTACCAAAGGTGACTTGAGGGATGTTAGTGAACGGATTGCCAAGCTCAAGGTTGTTAATCCTATTCTCATGTGCCCGAAGTATATGTCATATGACTCGTACAAAACGTGTACGTATATGCAAACAGGTCAATTGCCATTGGGTCTCACGTGTTGTAACCAACAACCTTCTCAAGCTTCCGAGCCGTTTCTTGTAAGCTCAAAATTCTCGCCACCTCAACACTGTTACTTGTCGAGATCGAGACAGCTCTTGGCGACAAGTATATGGTCTCCTTTTCTTCTTTTGGCTGGTAATTTGTGATGAAGTCCTATCACGAGATTGATATCGCTGGTTCTCTTTCCtttcaaactttttattgttaaaTTCTTCTTTTTTTAGGAGATGATGGAGAATGGAAATAACATTGTTTAGGAATTCTATTATAAGGAGTTCTAATTTACTCATAAATTTCATCCTATGTTTAAACAATGATAGGGATATGTATGTCAGTGGGAATAGAGTCATAGACCCCCTCATGTTTATTGTTTCTCCAAAATATGTTGTTTTAATCTAGTCTTTGGCTTTAGCTTTTGATCTGTATGCCAC
Above is a window of Vicia villosa cultivar HV-30 ecotype Madison, WI unplaced genomic scaffold, Vvil1.0 ctg.000538F_1_1, whole genome shotgun sequence DNA encoding:
- the LOC131629240 gene encoding large ribosomal subunit protein uL10-like is translated as MAGKVAKAAYDAKMGKLLREYTQVLVVSADNVGSNQLQGIRRTLHEDSVVVMGKNSLMKRSIIQEAEKAGNNNAFLNLVPLLVGNVALIFTKGDLRDVSERIAKLKVVNPILMCPKYMSYDSYKTCTYMQTGQLPLGLTCCNQQPSQASEPFLVSSKFSPPQHCYLSRSRQLLATSIWSPFLLLAGNL